Proteins co-encoded in one Nicotiana sylvestris chromosome 7, ASM39365v2, whole genome shotgun sequence genomic window:
- the LOC104219267 gene encoding uncharacterized protein isoform X3, with translation MRNIHDNSDSELELEPALPSSHPFFLHPSDNPGIMLVAKQFNGSCFGAWRRGIIIALSAKKKIGFINGAYVKPSLTSSLYEPWEQCNNMVISWILNSPDPDIAQSVIYSKSAKSLWDELNQRYGQSNGARMYEVQKDLSSISQGSSDVSGYFTRIKRLWDEMESLDADSYCVCECTCGDKHKMIKREQNQKLMQFLMGLNEAYSNARGNILMMESLPDISKAYSLIIQDEKQRGIHNVTSYNQKAPQSVNPNQRYNFNNRTTQNFNNLTTQNFNNQKGYVDPKKLFCKYCKKNGHVIEKCYKLHGFPQNFKFGNKNVRIAANMLSSADPKSDGGPDTTLSPNTITPEQYKQIMNILQNVQVDDPQNQNQSVSSAANFTGCNWQICLPSPYLV, from the exons ATGAGGAACATACATGACAACAGTGATTCCGAACTTGAACTTGAACCTGCCTTACCTTCATCTCATCCTTTTTTCCTACATCCGTCTGATAATCCTGGTATTATGTTAGTAGCTAAACAATTTAATGGTTCATGCTTTGGGGCTTGGAGGAGAGGGATCATTATAGCTTTGTCTGCAAAGAAGAAGATAGGTTTCATCAATGGTGCATATGTTAAACCCTCTCTTACTTCTTCACTATACGAACCATGGGAACAGTGTAATAATATGGTGATTAGCTGGATTTTGAATTCTCCAGATCCGGACATAGCACAAAGTGTGATATATTCCAAATCTGCTAAAAGTCTTTGGGATGAATTGAATCAGAGATATGGTCAATCCAATGGTGCTAGGATGTATGAGGTACAGAAGGACTTGAGCTCTATCTCTCAAGGTTCCTCTGATGTCAGTGGTTATTTTACTAGGATAAAAAGGTTGTGGGATGAGATGGAATCTCTGGATGCTGACTCTTATTGTGTGTGTGAGTGTACCTGTGGGGATAAACACAAGATGATCAAAAGAGAACAGAATCAAAAACTAATGCAGTTTTTGATGGGTTTAAATGAAGCATATAGTAATGCTCGGGGAAACATTCTTATGATGGAGTCTCTGCCAGACATCAGTAAAGCTTACTCACTGATTATTCAGGATGAGAAGCAAAGGGGTATACATAATGTGACAAGCTACAATCAAAAAGCACCACAATCTGTCAATCCTAATCAGAGATACAATTTCAACAATCGCACAACTCAGAATTTCAACAATCTTACTACTCAGAATTTCAATAATCAGAAGGGTTATGTTGATCCTAAGAAGCTGTTTTGCAAGTATTGCAAGAAAAATGGGCATGTGATAGAAAAATGCTACAAACTTCATGGTTTTCCTCAAAATTTCAAGTTTGGAAATAAGAATGTGCGGATTGCTGCTAATATGCTTTCTTCTGCTGATCCAAAATCTGATGGTGGTCCTGACACTACTCTTTCCCCAAATACAATTACTCCAGAACAATACAAGCAGATCATGAATATTCTTCAAAATGTTCAGGTTGATGATCCACAGAATCAGAATCAGTCCGTCTCTAGTGCAGCTAATTTTACAG GTTGCAATTGGCAGATATGCTTACCAAGCCCCTATCTGGTATGA
- the LOC104219267 gene encoding uncharacterized protein isoform X4 produces MRNIHDNSDSELELEPALPSSHPFFLHPSDNPGIMLVAKQFNGSCFGAWRRGIIIALSAKKKIGFINGAYVKPSLTSSLYEPWEQCNNMVISWILNSPDPDIAQSVIYSKSAKSLWDELNQRYGQSNGARMYEVQKDLSSISQGSSDVSGYFTRIKRLWDEMESLDADSYCVCECTCGDKHKMIKREQNQKLMQFLMGLNEAYSNARGNILMMESLPDISKAYSLIIQDEKQRGIHNVTSYNQKAPQSVNPNQRYNFNNRTTQNFNNLTTQNFNNQKGYVDPKKLFCKYCKKNGHVIEKCYKLHGFPQNFKFGNKNVRIAANMLSSADPKSDGGPDTTLSPNTITPEQYKQIMNILQNVQVDDPQNQNQSVSSAANFTGPFSEEAIGTW; encoded by the exons ATGAGGAACATACATGACAACAGTGATTCCGAACTTGAACTTGAACCTGCCTTACCTTCATCTCATCCTTTTTTCCTACATCCGTCTGATAATCCTGGTATTATGTTAGTAGCTAAACAATTTAATGGTTCATGCTTTGGGGCTTGGAGGAGAGGGATCATTATAGCTTTGTCTGCAAAGAAGAAGATAGGTTTCATCAATGGTGCATATGTTAAACCCTCTCTTACTTCTTCACTATACGAACCATGGGAACAGTGTAATAATATGGTGATTAGCTGGATTTTGAATTCTCCAGATCCGGACATAGCACAAAGTGTGATATATTCCAAATCTGCTAAAAGTCTTTGGGATGAATTGAATCAGAGATATGGTCAATCCAATGGTGCTAGGATGTATGAGGTACAGAAGGACTTGAGCTCTATCTCTCAAGGTTCCTCTGATGTCAGTGGTTATTTTACTAGGATAAAAAGGTTGTGGGATGAGATGGAATCTCTGGATGCTGACTCTTATTGTGTGTGTGAGTGTACCTGTGGGGATAAACACAAGATGATCAAAAGAGAACAGAATCAAAAACTAATGCAGTTTTTGATGGGTTTAAATGAAGCATATAGTAATGCTCGGGGAAACATTCTTATGATGGAGTCTCTGCCAGACATCAGTAAAGCTTACTCACTGATTATTCAGGATGAGAAGCAAAGGGGTATACATAATGTGACAAGCTACAATCAAAAAGCACCACAATCTGTCAATCCTAATCAGAGATACAATTTCAACAATCGCACAACTCAGAATTTCAACAATCTTACTACTCAGAATTTCAATAATCAGAAGGGTTATGTTGATCCTAAGAAGCTGTTTTGCAAGTATTGCAAGAAAAATGGGCATGTGATAGAAAAATGCTACAAACTTCATGGTTTTCCTCAAAATTTCAAGTTTGGAAATAAGAATGTGCGGATTGCTGCTAATATGCTTTCTTCTGCTGATCCAAAATCTGATGGTGGTCCTGACACTACTCTTTCCCCAAATACAATTACTCCAGAACAATACAAGCAGATCATGAATATTCTTCAAAATGTTCAGGTTGATGATCCACAGAATCAGAATCAGTCCGTCTCTAGTGCAGCTAATTTTACAG GGCCCTTCTCCGAAGAAGCCATTGGAACTTGGTAA
- the LOC104219267 gene encoding uncharacterized protein isoform X5 — MRNIHDNSDSELELEPALPSSHPFFLHPSDNPGIMLVAKQFNGSCFGAWRRGIIIALSAKKKIGFINGAYVKPSLTSSLYEPWEQCNNMVISWILNSPDPDIAQSVIYSKSAKSLWDELNQRYGQSNGARMYEVQKDLSSISQGSSDVSGYFTRIKRLWDEMESLDADSYCVCECTCGDKHKMIKREQNQKLMQFLMGLNEAYSNARGNILMMESLPDISKAYSLIIQDEKQRGIHNVTSYNQKAPQSVNPNQRYNFNNRTTQNFNNLTTQNFNNQKGYVDPKKLFCKYCKKNGHVIEKCYKLHGFPQNFKFGNKNVRIAANMLSSADPKSDGGPDTTLSPNTITPEQYKQIMNILQNVQVDDPQNQNQSVSSAANFTVC; from the exons ATGAGGAACATACATGACAACAGTGATTCCGAACTTGAACTTGAACCTGCCTTACCTTCATCTCATCCTTTTTTCCTACATCCGTCTGATAATCCTGGTATTATGTTAGTAGCTAAACAATTTAATGGTTCATGCTTTGGGGCTTGGAGGAGAGGGATCATTATAGCTTTGTCTGCAAAGAAGAAGATAGGTTTCATCAATGGTGCATATGTTAAACCCTCTCTTACTTCTTCACTATACGAACCATGGGAACAGTGTAATAATATGGTGATTAGCTGGATTTTGAATTCTCCAGATCCGGACATAGCACAAAGTGTGATATATTCCAAATCTGCTAAAAGTCTTTGGGATGAATTGAATCAGAGATATGGTCAATCCAATGGTGCTAGGATGTATGAGGTACAGAAGGACTTGAGCTCTATCTCTCAAGGTTCCTCTGATGTCAGTGGTTATTTTACTAGGATAAAAAGGTTGTGGGATGAGATGGAATCTCTGGATGCTGACTCTTATTGTGTGTGTGAGTGTACCTGTGGGGATAAACACAAGATGATCAAAAGAGAACAGAATCAAAAACTAATGCAGTTTTTGATGGGTTTAAATGAAGCATATAGTAATGCTCGGGGAAACATTCTTATGATGGAGTCTCTGCCAGACATCAGTAAAGCTTACTCACTGATTATTCAGGATGAGAAGCAAAGGGGTATACATAATGTGACAAGCTACAATCAAAAAGCACCACAATCTGTCAATCCTAATCAGAGATACAATTTCAACAATCGCACAACTCAGAATTTCAACAATCTTACTACTCAGAATTTCAATAATCAGAAGGGTTATGTTGATCCTAAGAAGCTGTTTTGCAAGTATTGCAAGAAAAATGGGCATGTGATAGAAAAATGCTACAAACTTCATGGTTTTCCTCAAAATTTCAAGTTTGGAAATAAGAATGTGCGGATTGCTGCTAATATGCTTTCTTCTGCTGATCCAAAATCTGATGGTGGTCCTGACACTACTCTTTCCCCAAATACAATTACTCCAGAACAATACAAGCAGATCATGAATATTCTTCAAAATGTTCAGGTTGATGATCCACAGAATCAGAATCAGTCCGTCTCTAGTGCAGCTAATTTTACAG TATGTTAG
- the LOC104219267 gene encoding uncharacterized protein isoform X2, which produces MRNIHDNSDSELELEPALPSSHPFFLHPSDNPGIMLVAKQFNGSCFGAWRRGIIIALSAKKKIGFINGAYVKPSLTSSLYEPWEQCNNMVISWILNSPDPDIAQSVIYSKSAKSLWDELNQRYGQSNGARMYEVQKDLSSISQGSSDVSGYFTRIKRLWDEMESLDADSYCVCECTCGDKHKMIKREQNQKLMQFLMGLNEAYSNARGNILMMESLPDISKAYSLIIQDEKQRGIHNVTSYNQKAPQSVNPNQRYNFNNRTTQNFNNLTTQNFNNQKGYVDPKKLFCKYCKKNGHVIEKCYKLHGFPQNFKFGNKNVRIAANMLSSADPKSDGGPDTTLSPNTITPEQYKQIMNILQNVQVDDPQNQNQSVSSAANFTAGCNWQICLPSPYLV; this is translated from the exons ATGAGGAACATACATGACAACAGTGATTCCGAACTTGAACTTGAACCTGCCTTACCTTCATCTCATCCTTTTTTCCTACATCCGTCTGATAATCCTGGTATTATGTTAGTAGCTAAACAATTTAATGGTTCATGCTTTGGGGCTTGGAGGAGAGGGATCATTATAGCTTTGTCTGCAAAGAAGAAGATAGGTTTCATCAATGGTGCATATGTTAAACCCTCTCTTACTTCTTCACTATACGAACCATGGGAACAGTGTAATAATATGGTGATTAGCTGGATTTTGAATTCTCCAGATCCGGACATAGCACAAAGTGTGATATATTCCAAATCTGCTAAAAGTCTTTGGGATGAATTGAATCAGAGATATGGTCAATCCAATGGTGCTAGGATGTATGAGGTACAGAAGGACTTGAGCTCTATCTCTCAAGGTTCCTCTGATGTCAGTGGTTATTTTACTAGGATAAAAAGGTTGTGGGATGAGATGGAATCTCTGGATGCTGACTCTTATTGTGTGTGTGAGTGTACCTGTGGGGATAAACACAAGATGATCAAAAGAGAACAGAATCAAAAACTAATGCAGTTTTTGATGGGTTTAAATGAAGCATATAGTAATGCTCGGGGAAACATTCTTATGATGGAGTCTCTGCCAGACATCAGTAAAGCTTACTCACTGATTATTCAGGATGAGAAGCAAAGGGGTATACATAATGTGACAAGCTACAATCAAAAAGCACCACAATCTGTCAATCCTAATCAGAGATACAATTTCAACAATCGCACAACTCAGAATTTCAACAATCTTACTACTCAGAATTTCAATAATCAGAAGGGTTATGTTGATCCTAAGAAGCTGTTTTGCAAGTATTGCAAGAAAAATGGGCATGTGATAGAAAAATGCTACAAACTTCATGGTTTTCCTCAAAATTTCAAGTTTGGAAATAAGAATGTGCGGATTGCTGCTAATATGCTTTCTTCTGCTGATCCAAAATCTGATGGTGGTCCTGACACTACTCTTTCCCCAAATACAATTACTCCAGAACAATACAAGCAGATCATGAATATTCTTCAAAATGTTCAGGTTGATGATCCACAGAATCAGAATCAGTCCGTCTCTAGTGCAGCTAATTTTACAG CAGGTTGCAATTGGCAGATATGCTTACCAAGCCCCTATCTGGTATGA
- the LOC104219267 gene encoding uncharacterized protein isoform X1, with the protein MRNIHDNSDSELELEPALPSSHPFFLHPSDNPGIMLVAKQFNGSCFGAWRRGIIIALSAKKKIGFINGAYVKPSLTSSLYEPWEQCNNMVISWILNSPDPDIAQSVIYSKSAKSLWDELNQRYGQSNGARMYEVQKDLSSISQGSSDVSGYFTRIKRLWDEMESLDADSYCVCECTCGDKHKMIKREQNQKLMQFLMGLNEAYSNARGNILMMESLPDISKAYSLIIQDEKQRGIHNVTSYNQKAPQSVNPNQRYNFNNRTTQNFNNLTTQNFNNQKGYVDPKKLFCKYCKKNGHVIEKCYKLHGFPQNFKFGNKNVRIAANMLSSADPKSDGGPDTTLSPNTITPEQYKQIMNILQNVQVDDPQNQNQSVSSAANFTAYCDSDWAACPSSKKSVSGYLVLLGGSLLGSRKNSTLLLYLRLRLNTDP; encoded by the exons ATGAGGAACATACATGACAACAGTGATTCCGAACTTGAACTTGAACCTGCCTTACCTTCATCTCATCCTTTTTTCCTACATCCGTCTGATAATCCTGGTATTATGTTAGTAGCTAAACAATTTAATGGTTCATGCTTTGGGGCTTGGAGGAGAGGGATCATTATAGCTTTGTCTGCAAAGAAGAAGATAGGTTTCATCAATGGTGCATATGTTAAACCCTCTCTTACTTCTTCACTATACGAACCATGGGAACAGTGTAATAATATGGTGATTAGCTGGATTTTGAATTCTCCAGATCCGGACATAGCACAAAGTGTGATATATTCCAAATCTGCTAAAAGTCTTTGGGATGAATTGAATCAGAGATATGGTCAATCCAATGGTGCTAGGATGTATGAGGTACAGAAGGACTTGAGCTCTATCTCTCAAGGTTCCTCTGATGTCAGTGGTTATTTTACTAGGATAAAAAGGTTGTGGGATGAGATGGAATCTCTGGATGCTGACTCTTATTGTGTGTGTGAGTGTACCTGTGGGGATAAACACAAGATGATCAAAAGAGAACAGAATCAAAAACTAATGCAGTTTTTGATGGGTTTAAATGAAGCATATAGTAATGCTCGGGGAAACATTCTTATGATGGAGTCTCTGCCAGACATCAGTAAAGCTTACTCACTGATTATTCAGGATGAGAAGCAAAGGGGTATACATAATGTGACAAGCTACAATCAAAAAGCACCACAATCTGTCAATCCTAATCAGAGATACAATTTCAACAATCGCACAACTCAGAATTTCAACAATCTTACTACTCAGAATTTCAATAATCAGAAGGGTTATGTTGATCCTAAGAAGCTGTTTTGCAAGTATTGCAAGAAAAATGGGCATGTGATAGAAAAATGCTACAAACTTCATGGTTTTCCTCAAAATTTCAAGTTTGGAAATAAGAATGTGCGGATTGCTGCTAATATGCTTTCTTCTGCTGATCCAAAATCTGATGGTGGTCCTGACACTACTCTTTCCCCAAATACAATTACTCCAGAACAATACAAGCAGATCATGAATATTCTTCAAAATGTTCAGGTTGATGATCCACAGAATCAGAATCAGTCCGTCTCTAGTGCAGCTAATTTTACAG CCTACTGTGACTCGGATTGGGCTGCTTGTCCGAGTTCTAAAAAGTCTGTGAGTGGTTATTTGGTATTACTTGGTGGCTCTCTTCTTGGAAGTCGAAAAAACAGCACACTGTTGCTTTATCTTCGGCTGAGGCTGAATACCGATCCATGA